The following are from one region of the Platichthys flesus chromosome 2, fPlaFle2.1, whole genome shotgun sequence genome:
- the sdc4 gene encoding syndecan-4 isoform X1, whose amino-acid sequence MLRLVLLLLLAVSVCTESQVRETETWMPMKTTQTAAMSPHSDGLESSGDAHNGSDFGFTEDDEDDEDYYEDEESSGSGDGAASPEREAEPSVEPDANDNKIPEAELPVRPTVHQGEEDSNEIPLVRKVPETSEEYPPNVLMAHASEDSIFNKTEVLAAVIAGCAVGLMFAVLLILLLIYRMKKKDEGSYDLGKKPIYKKAPTTEIYA is encoded by the exons CAGGTCAGGGAGACGGAGACGTGGATGCCCATGAAGACGACACAGACCGCCGCCATGTCCCCTCACAGCGACGGCCTGGAGTCATCGGGCGACGCCCACAACGGCTCCGACTTCGGCTTCACGGAGGACGACGAGGACGACGAGGACTACTACGAGGACGAAGAGTCCTCTGGCTCAGGAGACGGAG CAGCGTCCCCGGAGCGAGAGGCCGAACCCTCAGTCGAG ccCGACGCCAACGACAACAAGATCCCCGAGGCGGAGCTGCCGGTGAGACCAACCgtccaccagggggaggaggacagcaaCGAGATCCCCCTGGTGAGGAAGGTCCCCGAGACCAGCGAGGAGTACCCCCCCAACGTGCTCATGGCCCACGCCAGTGAGGACAGCATCTTCAACAAGACCGAGGTCCTCGCAG CTGTGATCGCCGGCTGCGCCGTGGGCCTGATGTTCGCCgtgctcctcatcctcctcctcatctaccgcatgaagaagaaggacgaggGCAGCTACGACCTGGGGAAGAAGCCCATCTACAAGAAGGCCCCCACCACAGAGATCTACGCATAG
- the sdc4 gene encoding syndecan-4 isoform X2, with translation MLRLVLLLLLAVSVCTESVRETETWMPMKTTQTAAMSPHSDGLESSGDAHNGSDFGFTEDDEDDEDYYEDEESSGSGDGAASPEREAEPSVEPDANDNKIPEAELPVRPTVHQGEEDSNEIPLVRKVPETSEEYPPNVLMAHASEDSIFNKTEVLAAVIAGCAVGLMFAVLLILLLIYRMKKKDEGSYDLGKKPIYKKAPTTEIYA, from the exons GTCAGGGAGACGGAGACGTGGATGCCCATGAAGACGACACAGACCGCCGCCATGTCCCCTCACAGCGACGGCCTGGAGTCATCGGGCGACGCCCACAACGGCTCCGACTTCGGCTTCACGGAGGACGACGAGGACGACGAGGACTACTACGAGGACGAAGAGTCCTCTGGCTCAGGAGACGGAG CAGCGTCCCCGGAGCGAGAGGCCGAACCCTCAGTCGAG ccCGACGCCAACGACAACAAGATCCCCGAGGCGGAGCTGCCGGTGAGACCAACCgtccaccagggggaggaggacagcaaCGAGATCCCCCTGGTGAGGAAGGTCCCCGAGACCAGCGAGGAGTACCCCCCCAACGTGCTCATGGCCCACGCCAGTGAGGACAGCATCTTCAACAAGACCGAGGTCCTCGCAG CTGTGATCGCCGGCTGCGCCGTGGGCCTGATGTTCGCCgtgctcctcatcctcctcctcatctaccgcatgaagaagaaggacgaggGCAGCTACGACCTGGGGAAGAAGCCCATCTACAAGAAGGCCCCCACCACAGAGATCTACGCATAG